The Rhopalosiphum maidis isolate BTI-1 chromosome 1, ASM367621v3, whole genome shotgun sequence genome has a segment encoding these proteins:
- the LOC113550202 gene encoding fatty acid synthase-like isoform X1, giving the protein MAETNKVEVVISGVAGVFPESDNVEELKDLLFNKQNGITLDSRRWPLDEYGVKSGVGKVKSINRFDNVFFNMHGKLCESSETVIKLNLERSVEAIIDAGINPGDLYDTNTAVFTCSSGSETDTIAMFDESKLGFAIVGHNKAMQANRLSYVLNLNGPSFTIFSSFTGGVDAIVMAKHMIEKGHIRTAIIGGCNLVQRPNLSLQLKGLGVLNDGIETRSFSEDADGFNRSESCVAILLQNSLDAKRSYGTIMSVKMEQYGDLRGVFTNYSSEHYKKIIMKAYEEAGIDPANVAYIEADGCAIKNVDAMELDIIKDIFCPPHRKEPLKIGSVKSNLGHTDASAGLVSIVKSIIAMDTGFIPPNINYTAPNSESDALTSGKLQVVTEKTPLNGDYVGLNIFGRTGNYGHIIMKRYNKQKKKIYAKDEMFDDDLPRLILVSGRNDAGVRKTIKLIESYNVDEEYTSLLHKVFSKNISAHFSRSFFIIPTPGPWREKDVYPITNEKPQVWFVFSGMGSQWLGMGTQLLRIPIFAKAIEKCDTVLRPFGIDIVNIITSLDTALFDNILNSFVGISAIQIGLVDILKALDIEPDGMIGHSVGELGCAYADGCFTAEEMIMAAYARGRASVDTKLPDGMMAAIGLGYQSIKNKLPSDIDVACHNSKESCTISGPTASVKEFVEKLKSEKVFAKMVNVSNISFHSRYIQPAAPILHEYLSKILPNPKLRSSRWLSTSVPESKWNTDLARYCSAEYHTNNLLSPVLFEETCTHIPNNAVVIEIAPHGLLQAILKRSFVDLVHIPLTQKVFGDSVRFLLKAIGMMYCNGLNPNIEMLYNPVSYPVSSGTPPLHTLLSWNHEEIWPAIDVTILIKKNKGERLISLSPSTNSSVEEYEIHGRHVLPLSALLFYTWESFNKLSDESNINLPVVFQDVQYHQHVVINKIQSGDLCTAIQSGTGRFEVCLNNTIVLSGYIFVFDRLKFNKNTTALHGESNGSDSYPRVVSLSHNEVYSSLEQYGYIVGDVFKTIQHADIYEDRLEANVSWDNNWIHYLDAMIQLATVHHMEKRGELVVPVSIQEICIDPSVLAKSLEPIDFAAQYNIFTNEVTCKGIKISLPCFEVLPLDPLMKTTFQLKEQGLIDLSNPSMKTPIDFINTCMDIVLEFRQNDDFENVFMYPVYDSQDAEMGNYSDHILKTKGSALMMIENDVNKEHLNSGSENSQYIILTRHDKFSYAKILIKDKSRVHLIISSNSPISDSSDFMVVLQQKFGDNYLSLIKKVIEIDSDVIIHRLTSENINCCDQIQNLLSNLKSLNKTIYLVSKIQPVDGILSLVKKMNEIKNIRFFFVLDNSVPGFSTSNTFYSKQLAKDLLVNVYQNGRWVTYKEFEFINVINTQISIKKTLLANLANISLKNVSAKYIGLNPQDTSIDTKNNNVEYDELGPIEYSGVVSNGSLVMGVAPFTPTVSDIAVDPILSWAVPKNMSLEEASTIPVPYSMAYYILIEISKITEENLVLIHSGLTPVGQAAIDVCLEKKCQVFVTVSDSKQMEFLKQRFPLLPHKNVIIYDKENFEIKFLMANNKMDVIMNCLEGEDFYATIRVIAKHGKFFQLTKSDMKKKYKMGLKKFLNNISFFSVGMDRVIAECEETKRVIQHLIEHGLRNGTVKPFDRYVLTGACTGTQALETLERLTRENEFKRVVISTEKANNTGNMIHQFQCYPDQVYFVIGNESNDWLCLVEWLAQRGALKVVVGLEKYSLTPTISRKFNILLDRYKGITVQLVSQSLLDTEQAACDLLNSSTETYPLAAVFFVSGVDEKMIENMQIAMGQIVTKHNQKTLFACLFCGGAKTCERLKAIGVNALCLSWAQNGDKPKLSKIIPILENLILKSNTLTNAVVVCSEHVPDKWTNSKVLQSDQNNMFLPSTIQELECNSKIIVVGDPNFVEVATKSVLYAEAKGAYPVFVMPGFLPNCMTNLYRNLGYPTFEARYPSKFESVKSVASALVKKIRQITEHRAVTLIGESWGGAVALVMAQILETEGILVSLSLLNGIPSTLLNWTTKTLVLNDSINVSLLSRYLSIDCEMAKKFSSQHEWDANINQLLRSNKIIETHDVCNSLNMIQTQLNTLIKLEPLPNKLLSIPQVFVSNELSDTSLNALNEFCINQPVIHIAEENSRNMLKDANVIKTINENVAFDYPHSSTMSLNDKYSQHYYNTDVPLVC; this is encoded by the exons ATGGCGGAAACAAATAAGGTGGAAGTCGTCATTTCGGGTGTGGCCGGAGTATTCCCCGAAAGTGACAATGTGGAAGAATTGAAAGATCTGCTTTTCAATAAGCAAAACGGGATTACGTTAGATTCGAGACGTTGGCCATTAG ATGAGTATGGGGTAAAATCTGGAGTAGGCAAGGTAAAGTCTATTAATCGATTTGACAACGTCTTCTTCAACATGCACGGAAAATTATGTGAAAGTTCTGAGACTGTAATTAAGTTGAATTTGGAGAGATCCGTGGAAGCTATTATCGACGCAG gtataaatcCGGGAGATTTATACGACACAAATACGGCAGTATTCACGTGCTCTTCGGGTAGCGAAACCGACACAATTGCGATGTTTGACGAATCGAAATTAGGATTTGCTATAGTTGGCCACAACAAGGCCATGCAAGCCAACAGACTTTcatacgttttaaatttgaacg gtcCTAGTTTCACGATATTTTCGTCGTTTACCGGCGGCGTGGACGCAATTGTAATGGCTAAACATATGATCGAAAAAGGCCATATCAGAACCGCGATAATTGGAGGTTGTAATCTAGTGCAAAGACCAAATTTATCACTTCAGTTAAAAGGTTTAGGAGTTCTAAACGATGGAATAGAGACTAGGTCGTTTAGCGAAGAtg CTGATGGTTTCAACAGGTCTGAATCGTGCGTGGCCATTTTACTACAAAACTCGTTGGATGCAAAACGATCGTATGGCACGATAATGAGTGTAAAAATGGAACAGTACGGAGATCTCAGAGGAGTATTTACCAATTACTCTAgtgaacattataaaaaaattataatgaaagcATACGAAGAAGCAGGAATAGATCCCGCTAATGTAGCGTATATTGAAGCTGATGGATGTGCTAttaag aatgtAGATGCAATGGagttagatataataaaagatatattttgtcCTCCCCATCGAAAAGAACCCTTGAAGATCGGTTCAGTGAAAAGCAATTTAGGCCACACTGATGCTTCAGCTGGTCTTGTTTCGATAGTGAAATCGATCATAGCAATGGACACCGGTTTTATACctcctaatataaattatactgcaCCAAATAGTGAATCAGATGCTCTTACATCTGGAAAATTACAG GTTGTCACAGAAAAGACTCCATTAAATGGTGATTACGtaggtttaaatatttttggtagaACAGGAAACTatggtcatattattatgaaaaggtataacaaacaaaagaagaaaatatatGCAAAAGATGAAATGTTTGATGATGATTTACCGAGATTAATTCTTGTTTCTGGACGTAATGATGCTGGAGtcagaaaaacaataaaattg attGAGAGTTATAATGTCGATGAAGAATACACATCGTTGCTGCATAAAGTGTTCTCCAAAAATATAAGTGCACATTTCTCCCGAAGTTTCTTCATCATTCCCACGCCGGGCCCATGGAGAGAAAAAGACGTTTAC CCGATTACGAATGAAAAACCTCAAGTGTGGTTCGTGTTCTCTGGTATGGGGTCACAATGGTTAGGTATGGGCACACAGCTGTTACGAATACCAATTTTCGCAAAAGCAATTGAAAAGTGTGATACGGTCTTGCGGCCGTTTGGCATcgatatagtaaatattataacgagcCTCGATACGGCGTTGTTTGATAACATCTTGAACTCATTCGTTGGAATATCTGCAATTCAG ATCGGTTTGGTAGACATATTGAAGGCGTTGGACATTGAACCGGATGGTATGATCGGACATTCCGTCGGTGAGCTGGGGTGCGCTTATGCAGACGGTTGTTTCACTGCTGAAGAGATGATAATGGCTGCGTACGCCCGGGGTAGGGCCTCCGTGGACACAAAACTTCCAGACGGCATGATGGCGGCTATAGGTCTTGGTTATCAGTCCATCAAGAACAAGTTACCATCTGATATAGATGTGGCGTGTCACAATTCAAAAGAGAGCTGCACAATATCCGGCCCCACCGCAAGTGTGAAGGAGTTTGTCGAGAAACTCAAATCGGAAAAAGTTTTTGCAAAGATGGTCAACGTTTCGAATATTTCGTTCCACAGCCGGTACATACAGCCGGCGGCTCCCATTCTACATGAATATCTATCTAAA ATTTTACCAAATCCGAAACTGAGATCGTCGCGATGGCTCAGTACTTCTGTACCAGAGTCGAAGTGGAATACGGATTTGGCTCGTTACTGTTCCGCGGAATATCATACTAACAACCTACTGAGTCCCGTTCTGTTTGAGGAAACGTGTACGCACATACCAAATAATGCCGTTGTTATTGAGATCGCACCGCATGGTCTTCTCCAGGCCATACTTAAAAGATCATTCGTTGATTTGGTTCACATCCCGTTGACTCAAAAAGTATTCGGAGATTCCGTTAGATTTTTGTTGAAAGCTATCGGAAT gaTGTATTGTAATGGATTGAATCCAAACATTGAAATGTTATATAACCCTGTAAGTTATCCAGTATCTAGTGGTACTCCACCATTGCATACATTATTGTCATGGAATCACGAAGAAATATGGCCAGCTATCGATGTGACAATACTG ataaaaaagaataaaggTGAAAGACTTATTTCGCTATCACCTTCTACAAACAGTTCAGTCGAAGAATATGAAATACACGGCCGTCACGTTCTTCCGCTCTCCGCATTAtta TTTTACACCTGGGAATcgtttaataaattgagtGATGAATCCAACATTAACTTACCCGTTGTCTTTCAAGATGTTCAGTATCATCAACACGTTGTGATAAACAAAATTC AATCCGGTGATTTATGTACGGCAATACAAAGTGGAACTGGGCGCTTTGAAGTGTgcttaaacaatacaattgtGTTATccggatatatatttgtattcgatcgtctaaaatttaacaaaaacacaACAGCGCTACATGGGGAAAGCAACGGCAGCGATAGCTATCCCCGTGTAGTATCACTGAGTCACAACGAGGTCTACTCAAGCCTCGAACAGTATGGCTACATTGTTGGTGACGTTTTTAAGACGATTCAGCACGCAGACATATATGAAGATa GACTGGAAGCAAATGTATCGTGGGACAATAATTGGATACATTATCTGGACGCCATGATACAGCTGGCGACAGTGCATCATATGGAGAAACGCGGAGAGCTCGTGGTTCCGGTTTCAATCCAAGAAATATGCATCGATCCATCTGTGTTAGCGAAAAGTTTAGAACCAATAG ATTTTGCTGcacagtacaatatatttaccaaCGAAGTGACGTGCAAAGGCATCAAGATTTCTTTACCTTGTTTCGAAGTATTACCATTGGATCCGTTGATGAAGACAACATTCCAGCTTAAAGAACAGGGTTTGATCGATTTATCCAATCCTAGTATGAAA ACACCGATCGATTTTATTAACACGTGTATGGATATAGTGCTTGAATTCCGACAGAATGacgattttgaaaatgttttcatgTATCCCGTGTATGATAGTCAAGACGCCGAGATGGGCAACTACTccgatcatattttaaaaaccaaa ggTTCTGCTTTGATGATGATAGAAAACGATGTCAACAAGGAGCACCTAAATAGTGGGTCAGAAAATtcacaatatatcatattaactcGACACGACAAATTTTCGTATGctaagattttaataaaagataaaagtcGTGTTCACTTAATCATATCTTCAAACAGTCCTATATCTGACAGTAGTGATTTTATGGTAGTGCTACAACAAAAATTTGGAGATAATTATTtgtctttaataaaaaag gtTATAGAAATCGATAGTGATGTCATCATACACAGATTAActtcagaaaatataaattgttgtgatcaaattcaaaatttattatccaatttgaaatctttaaataaaactatttacttaGTGTCTAAAATTCAACCAGTAGATGGAATACTATCGCtggtgaaaaaaatgaatgaaataaaaaatattcg gtttttcttCGTGCTGGACAATTCTGTTCCTGGATTTAGTacaagtaatacattttattcaaaacaactTGCCAAAGACTTACTAGTGAACGTCTACCAAAATGGCCGATGGGTTACGTATAAGGAATTTGAattcataaatgttattaatactcaaatatcaataaaaaaaacacttctTGCTAACTTAGCTAATATATC ATTGAAAAACGTTTCTGCAAAGTATATTGGTCTGAATCCACAAGACACGAGTATCGATacgaaaaataacaatgtcgAGTACGACGAACTAGGACCTATTGAGTACTCCGGAGTGGTGTCTAATGGTTCTTTGGTGATGGGCGTTGCGCCATTCACACCGACAGTCTCTGATATTGCGGTTGACCCTATTCTATCTTGGGCAGTTCCTAAAAACATGTCCCTCGAAGAAGCATCAACCATTCCGGTGCCATATTCAATG GCATATTACATACTGAtcgaaattagtaaaataaccGAAGAAAATTTAGTTCTGATACATTCTGGATTAACTCCTGTAGGTCAAGCAGCCATAGACGTATGtctggaaaaaaaatgtcaagtattTGTCACCGTATCGGATTCCAAACAAATGGAGTTCTTAAAACAGAGATTTCCATTG CTTCCAcataaaaacgtaataatttaCGACAAAGAGAATttcgaaattaaatttcttatggCGAACAATAAGATGGACGTAATTATGAACTGTCTGGAGGGAGAAGATTTTTATGCTACCATACGAGTAATTGCGAAACATGGAAAATTTTTTCAACTGACCAAAAGCGATATGaagaagaaatataaaatgg gtttgaaaaaatttttaaataacatatcgTTCTTTTCTGTGGGCATGGACAGAGTAATTGCTGAATGCGAAGAAACGAAACGGGTCATTCAACATTTGATTGAACATGGCTTACGAAACGGCACAGTCAAACCGTTTGATCGATATGTACTGACCGGTGCGTGTACGGGAACTCAAGCTCTGGAGACACTGGA GAGATTGACTCGAGAAAACGAATTTAAACGAGTTGTAATATCCACAGAGAAAGCCAACAACACTGGAAACATGATACATCAATTCCAGTGTTATCCTGACCAagtgtattttgttattg gaAATGAATCTAATGATTGGTTATGTCTGGTGGAATGGTTGGCGCAAAGAGGTGCATTGAAAGTAGTCGTAGGCTTGGAAAAATATTCCTTAACGCCGACAATTTCACggaaatttaacattttacttgATCGTTATAAAGGGATCACCGTGCAATTGGTATCACAGTCGTTATTGGACACCGAACAAGCGGCTTGTGATTTACTGAACAGTTCGACTGAAACATATCCATTAGCTGCAGTATTTTTCGTGAGTGGT GTGGATGAAAAAATGATCGAAAACATGCAAATAGCGATGGGTCAAATTGTCACAAAACACAATCAGAAAACATTATTCGCGTGCTTATTCTGCGGTGGGGCAAAGACGTGCGAACGATTAAAGGCAATCGGCGTCAACGCGTTGTGCCTGTCATGGGCCCAAAACGGTGACAAACCTAAGCTCAGCAAAATCATACCCATATTGGAGAATTTAATACTGAAATCTAATACGCTCACCAACGCAGTAGTTGTGTGCTCTGAACACGTGCCTGATAAATGGACAA ATTCCAAAGTTCTGCAATCTGACCAAAACAACATGTTTTTACCAAGCACCATTCAAGAGCTGGAATGTAACTCGAAGATCATCGTTGTCGGTGATCCAAACTTCGTAGAAGTGGCCACTAAAAGCGTGTTATATGCCGAAGCTAAAGGAGCATACCCAGTATTCGTTATGCCAGGTTTCTTACCCAATTGCATGACAAACCTGTACAGAAATCTGGGCTACCCGACGTTCGAGGCCCGATACCCATCCAAATTTGAATCAGTCAAAAGCGTGGCCAGTGCTCTCGTAAAA AAAATCAGACAAATAACCGAACATCGCGCAGTCACTCTGATCGGAGAGTCTTGGGGTGGCGCAGTCGCTTTGGTCATGGCTCAAATATTGGAAACTGAAGGCATTTTGGTATCGTTGTCATTATTGAATGGAATACCAAGCACCCTTCTCAATTGGACCACCAAAACTCTTGTTCTTAATGACAGCATTAACGTGTCGTTGCTTTCAAGATACTTATCTATTGACTGCGAG ATGGCCAAAAAATTTTCGTCTCAACATGAATGGGATGCGAACATTAACCAGCTTCTGCGGTCCAATAAGATCATAGAAACTCATGACGTGTGCAACTCGTTAAACATGATACAGACGCAACTCAACACATTGATTAAACTAGAACCATTACCcaataaactattatcaatACCCCAAGTATTTGTATCAAACGAGCTATCCGATACGAGTCTGAACGCGTTAAATGAA ttttGTATTAACCAGCCTGTTATTCATATTGCTGAAGAAAATAGTCGGAATATGTTGAAAGATGCAAATGTTATCAAAACGATCAATGAAAACGTAGCGTTTGATTACCCACACAGTTCGACGATGTCTTTAAATGACAAATACAGTCagcactattataataccgaTGTTCCATTAGTatgttaa